The following are from one region of the Flavobacteriaceae bacterium UJ101 genome:
- the rimO gene encoding [Ribosomal protein S12] (aspartate(89)-C(3))-methylthiotransferase (Catalyzes the methylthiolation of an aspartic acid residue of ribosomal protein S12; Belongs to the methylthiotransferase family. RimO subfamily; Contains 1 MTTase N-terminal domain; Contains 1 TRAM domain.; KEGG: ppd:Ppro_3094 ribosomal protein S12 methylthiotransferase) produces MITLGCSKNLYDSEVIMGQLKANGKEVAHEAEEGNIVVINTCGFIDNAKEESVNTILQYAEAKEKGTIDKLFVTGCLSERYKPDLEKEIPNVDQYFGTRDLPLLLKALGADYKHELIGERLTTTPRHYAYLKISEGCDRTCSFCAIPLMRGGHISTPIENLVEEAKKLAKNGTKELILIAQDLTFYGLDIYKKRRLGDLLKELVKVEGIEWIRLHYAFPTGFPEDVLEIMNQEPKICNYLDIPLQHISDNILKSMRRGTSFEKTNRLLAEFRKKVPNIAIRTTLITGYPGESEEDFAILKQWVKDQRFDRLGCFTYSHEENTHAHQLIDDVPDEVKKVRAAEIMELQEQISKELNQSKIGKTYRCLFDRKEGDYFIGRTEFDSPDVDNEVLVNAENTYISIGEFCNIQIVDADEFDLFGVIVD; encoded by the coding sequence ATGATTACCTTAGGTTGTTCAAAAAACCTTTACGATAGTGAAGTGATTATGGGGCAACTAAAAGCTAATGGTAAAGAAGTTGCTCATGAAGCTGAAGAAGGAAATATTGTTGTAATCAATACATGTGGTTTTATTGATAATGCAAAAGAAGAAAGTGTTAATACAATATTACAATACGCAGAAGCTAAGGAAAAAGGAACTATTGATAAATTATTTGTAACCGGATGTCTTTCAGAACGCTACAAACCTGATTTAGAAAAAGAAATTCCAAATGTAGATCAATATTTTGGTACACGCGATTTACCTTTGTTATTAAAAGCTTTAGGAGCAGACTATAAACACGAACTTATTGGAGAACGTTTAACCACTACTCCACGTCATTATGCTTATCTCAAAATATCCGAAGGTTGTGATCGAACCTGTTCTTTTTGTGCAATTCCTTTAATGAGAGGAGGTCATATTTCTACTCCTATTGAAAATTTAGTTGAAGAAGCTAAAAAACTAGCCAAAAATGGTACAAAAGAACTTATTTTAATTGCTCAAGATTTAACTTTTTATGGTTTAGATATCTATAAAAAAAGACGTTTAGGTGATCTATTAAAAGAGCTAGTTAAAGTAGAAGGAATTGAATGGATTCGATTGCATTATGCTTTCCCAACAGGTTTTCCAGAAGATGTTTTAGAAATTATGAATCAAGAACCTAAAATTTGTAATTACTTGGACATTCCTTTACAGCATATTTCAGATAATATCTTGAAGTCTATGCGAAGAGGAACTTCATTTGAAAAAACAAATCGTTTGTTGGCTGAATTTCGTAAAAAAGTACCCAATATAGCCATTCGTACTACTTTAATTACAGGATATCCTGGAGAGAGTGAAGAAGATTTTGCTATTTTAAAACAATGGGTTAAAGATCAACGTTTTGATCGTTTAGGTTGTTTTACCTACTCTCACGAAGAAAACACACATGCTCATCAATTAATAGATGACGTTCCTGATGAAGTGAAAAAAGTTCGTGCTGCAGAAATTATGGAGCTACAAGAACAAATTTCTAAAGAACTTAATCAAAGTAAAATTGGTAAGACTTACCGTTGTTTGTTTGATCGAAAAGAAGGTGACTATTTTATTGGGCGAACAGAATTTGATTCTCCTGATGTAGACAATGAAGTTTTAGTAAATGCAGAGAATACCTACATCTCTATTGGTGAGTTTTGTAATATTCAAATAGTCGATGCAGACGAATTTGATCTATTTGGAGTAATAGTAGATTAA
- the gshB|GSS gene encoding glutathione synthase (Belongs to the RimK family; Contains 1 ATP-grasp domain.; KEGG: swd:Swoo_0914 glutathione synthase) yields the protein MKIVFLLYPWETINPKKDTSIILIHEALKRNHDVYITLPEDIMMSKGKAMALAHKLSNFTISKASNDSDYQEFYQNLMLTSETIILKEIDTIFIRSNPPINPYTMDILETVQDDVFICNSIRGLRKGKTKIYTALNDDGLGTVTPITHITRNIDQIVDIVKNSKEEGMILKPLDGMGGKGVLKLNKTMTSNLRVILDYYLVDGNYIILQDFIKGAEKGDTRVLVLNGEPIGAIQRIPAQGEHRSNLSAGGKMEIAEITPEIEKICNFIAPKLREDGLFFCGLDIISNQLVEINVTSPGGIREVNQTNQNIRIQEKVIDFIEQKIKE from the coding sequence ATGAAAATTGTTTTTTTATTGTATCCTTGGGAAACTATAAATCCCAAGAAAGATACTAGTATCATACTTATTCATGAAGCTTTAAAACGAAATCATGATGTATATATCACTTTACCAGAAGATATAATGATGAGTAAAGGGAAAGCAATGGCTTTAGCTCATAAGCTATCAAATTTCACTATCTCTAAAGCTTCAAATGATTCTGATTATCAAGAATTTTATCAAAATCTTATGCTAACATCTGAAACTATTATTTTGAAGGAAATAGATACTATATTCATTCGCTCCAATCCTCCCATAAATCCTTATACCATGGATATATTGGAAACGGTACAAGATGATGTGTTTATTTGTAATTCCATTCGAGGTTTACGCAAAGGAAAAACCAAAATATATACTGCACTAAATGATGATGGATTAGGAACCGTCACCCCTATTACACATATCACACGCAATATTGATCAAATTGTAGATATCGTCAAGAATTCAAAAGAAGAAGGTATGATTTTAAAACCTTTAGACGGTATGGGTGGAAAAGGAGTTTTGAAATTAAACAAAACGATGACGTCAAATTTACGTGTTATTTTAGACTATTATTTGGTAGATGGAAATTACATTATACTCCAAGATTTCATTAAAGGAGCTGAAAAAGGAGATACCAGAGTTTTAGTATTAAATGGAGAACCTATTGGTGCCATTCAACGAATTCCAGCACAAGGAGAACATCGATCTAATTTATCAGCAGGAGGAAAAATGGAAATTGCAGAAATTACACCTGAAATTGAAAAAATTTGTAACTTTATTGCACCTAAATTAAGAGAAGATGGTCTTTTCTTTTGTGGATTAGATATTATTTCAAATCAATTAGTTGAAATCAATGTTACCAGTCCAGGAGGAATTAGAGAAGTCAATCAAACCAATCAGAATATTCGAATTCAAGAAAAAGTGATTGATTTTATAGAACAAAAGATAAAGGAATGA